The genomic region CTAAGTAGAAATAGTTGTTGGGAGTTCGAACTCGTAGAGCTTAAAAAAATCTTCATGACCACGGAGATTTACCATGCACGACATCGGACAACTTGCAAAGAATGTTATTGCCTCGAGATGAGCATGCTTGCAAAACGAGTTGAAAAGTCAAGCATATGGTTAGAGGCGGATCTATGTTGCGGGCCCAGGGAAGGAAGCAATGTTGGGGCAAGTGGGGTCATATGACCCCTATGGCATGTCAAGTTTTAGTAGCAATTTTTTTTACCTATTGCCCTCGGCCCACAAAGTCAATCCAGcccaaaataataaatattatcaaACTTGCAGTCCAGAAAGCTATAGCCCGGTAATCTAATTTATTATATTCTACTCCTATCCTCCGTAACATACAAACGCGTCTCTTCATATTTGATATTTtcaacttttcaatttcaaatctAAGAAGGGAAGGATCAAGAAAAGTTGTAGACGGCTCAAGAGTCAAGAATCCGACTATTATATCATTTGCGACAACTTTTTTTAGATATTAAATCATGTAATCTCTTCAATAATTGATATGCAAAATCAAGAGTTCGGTGATCGTTTTAGTGAGTCTAGTACCGAGTTACTTAATAGTATGGCGGGGTTGAATCCACGAGATTCATTTTCATTGTTTGATATATCGAAGTTACTAAGGTTAAGTGAGGTTTATCCTAAAGATTTTAATAGTGTGGAGAAGATGGAGCTTGAAGAACAACTTGATGTTTACCATTGTAATGTCCGAAAAGATCCAAGATTTGCTAAATTGAATGGTATTGCCGACCTAGCTAGGGTGATGGTTGAAACAAGGAAagatctatcttttcctttggtttATCGGTTATTGAAGCTAGCAGTGGTTTTGCCTGTTGCAACTGCCACAGTTGAGAGATGCTTCTCGGCGATGAAAATTGTAAAGACGAATTTACGCAATCGTGTGGGGGAGGAGTTTTTGAATGCTTGTGCAATTTTTGCGGTAGAAAGAGATGCTCTCGCCAATGTTAAAGATGAATATGTAATTCAACGTTTTCCAAAGATGTGTGACCGCAAAGGAAAGGTGTAACTTTTAGGCATATTTTGTGCAGTTTTTTGGGTAGCTTTTATGCAGGTTTCTTAGGTAGTTTAGTGCAGTTTTTGCTGTTTATTAGTCCTAATATGCTCTGCTGTTTTTGGACAGATTTAGTGTTGTAATATGCTGTTTTTGAGCAGTTGTAGGGCTGTAATATTGTTGTTTTTGAGCAGTTTTATGGTTGTAAtgctgctgttttttttttttttgcagtttcagAGTGCAGTAATTTTGCTGTTTTTAGCAGTTTTTGTGTTGTATTGTTTTTTTTTTAACGacgattttttggcatcagtagatcatttatttcaacgaccctcatcatttgcacctttcacacacgttcgggcggaaacccgaacccgatcgacggtactcgggaacacatccattcgggcagtgttcctggGTCAAGATCCGTGaatgaatccggtaaaacctccttatagggtcaatatataccataaTTATTGGTGTTTAATTGTTTTAAAGAAAATTATGTCATCcttaaggatcgaacccatgacctctccctatcccatgacacaaagtacatggggtaAATCGTTGAGCTATGTGCTGTTATTTTGTGCAGAAATTAtattagtgaagttgtttttggtaAATTATCATGGTGTTGCATTTTTTTCGCCCTCAGTATTAATGAATCCTGATTCCGCCACTAGTGGTTGCGGTAGCCGGGGTCAGCTGCCCCCAACGTCTAAAtccatgtatatatctatatatgtgagTTTTATGGTGATTTGTCGAGAAAATTGGTGAAGAGTTGAATGTATATGTTTGTTGCAGGTGAAAGCAGGGTTTAATGGGGAAGATGAGTACAACATTACTCAGTACCCCATTTGTACTTTTTATTACATGTTTGTTTTAGTCTCTAATTTTGAATTGAAAGAATTAATTGACCTTCAACATTATATAACCTATCATTTTAACctttaacttttaaatttatacaaGATATTTTTCCAATATCAATCTAGTTATTGTATAAACTAGTTTGATAGATATGAACAACAATTACTATATTAACCTTTACGAAAAATTATAACATTTACTTTAAGTTTAtgaaattactgaaatgtcccgttcttattgattaaaaacgttccatattaattgatttcgttgcgaggttttgacctctatatgagacgtttttcaaagactgcattcattttaaaacaaaccataacctttatttcatcaataaaggtttaaaaagttttacgtagattatcaaataatgataatctaaaatatcctgtttacacacgaccattacataatggtttacaatacaaatatgttacaacaaaataagtttcttaaatgcagtttttacacaatatcatacaagcatggactccaaatctcgtccttatttaagtatgcgacaacgaaagctcttaataatcacctgagaataaacatgcttaaaacgtcaacaaaaatgttggtgagttataggtttaacttatatatatcaaatcataataatagaccacaagatttcatatttcaatacacatcccatacatagagataaaaatcattcatatggtgaacacctggtaaccgacattaacaagatgcatatataagaatatccccatcattccgggacacccttcggatatgatataaatttcgaagtactaaagcatccggtactttggatggggtttgttaggcccaatagatctatctttaggattcgcgtcaattagggtgtctattccctaattcttagattactagacttaataaaaaggggcatattcgatttcgataattcaaccatagaatgtagtttcacgtacttgtgtctattttgtaaatcatttataaaacctgcatgtattctcatcccaaaaatattagattttaaaagtgggactataactcactttcacagatttttacttcgtcgggaagtaagacttggccactggttgattcacgaacctataacaatatatacatatatatcaaagtatgttcaaaatatatttacaacacttttaatatattttgatgttttaagtttattaagtcagctgtcctcgttagtaacctacaactagttgtccacagttagatgtacagaaataaatcgataaatattatcttgaatcaatccacgacccagtgtatacgtatctcagtattgatcacaactcaaactatatatattttggaatcaaccccaaccctgtatagctaactccaacattcacatatagagtgtctatggttgttccgaaatatatatagatgtgtcgacatgataggtcgaaacattgtatacgtgtctagggtatctcaagattacataatatacaatacaagttgattaagttatggttggaatagatttgttaccaattttcacgtagctaaaatgagaaaaattatccaatcttgttttacccataacttcttcattttaaatccgttttgagtgaatcaaattgctatggtttcatattgaactctattttatgaacctaagcagaaaaagtataggtttatagtcggaaaaataagttacaagtcatttttgtaaaggtagtcatttcagtcgaaagaacgacgtctagatgaccattttagaaaacatacttccactttgagtttaaccataatttttggatatagtttcatgttcataataaaaataattttttcaaaataacaacttttaaatcaaagtttatcatagtttttaattaactaacccaaaacagcccgcggtgttactacgacggcgtaaatccggttttacggtgtttttcgtgtctccaggttttaaatcattaagttagcatatcatatagatatagaacatgtgtttagttgattttaaaagtcaagttataaggattaacttttgtttgcgaacaagtttagaattaactaaactatgttctagtgattacaagtttaaaccttcgaataagatagctttatatgtatgaatcgaatgatgttatgaacatcattactaccttaagttccttggataaacctactggaaaagagaaaaatggatctagcttcaacggatccttggatggctcgaagttcttgaagcagaatcatgacacgaaaacaagttcaagtaagatcatcacttgaaataagattgttatagttatagaaattgaaccaaagtttgaatatgattattaccttgtattagaatgataacctactgtaagaaacaaagatttcttgtggttggatgatcaccttacaagattggaagtgagctagcaaacttgaaagtattcttgattttatgtaactagaacttgtagaatatatgaagaacacttagaacttgaagatagaacttgagagagatcaattagatgaagaaaattgaagaatgaaagtgtttgtaggtgtttttggtcgttggtgtatggattagatataaaggatatgtaattttgttttcatgtaaataagtcatgaatgattactcatatttttgtaattttatgagatatttcatgctagtttccaaatgatggttcccacatgtgttaggtgaatcacatgggctactaagagctgatcattggagtgtatataccaatagtacatacatctaaaagctgtgtattgtacgagtacgaatacgggtgcatacgagtagaattgttgatgaaactgaacgaggatgtaattgtaagcatttttgttaagtagaagtattttgataagtgtattgaagtctttcaaaagtgtataaatacatattaaaacactacatgtatatacattttaactgagtcgttaagtcatcgttagtcgttacatgtaagtgttgttttgaaacctttaggttaacgatcttgttaaatgttgttaaccgaatgtttataatatcaaattagattttaaattattatattatcatgatattatcatgtatgaatatctcttaatatgatatatatacattaaatgtctttacaacgataatcgttacatatatgtctcgtttaaaaatcattaagttagtagtcttgtttttacatatgtagttcattgttaatatacttaatgatatgtttacttatcatagtatcatgttaactatatatatccatatatatgtcatcatatagtttttacaagttttaacgttagtgaatcaccggtcaacttgggtggtcattgtctatatgaaacatatttcaattaatctagtcttaacaagtttgattgcttcacatgttggaaacatttaatcatgtaaatatcaatctcaattaatatatataaacatggaaaagttcaggtcactacagtacctacccgttaaataaatttcgtcccgaaattttaagctgttgaaggtgttgacgagtcttctggaaatagatgcgggtatttcttcttcatctgatcttcacgctcccaggtgaactcaggtcctctacgagcattccatcgaaccttaacaattggtatcttgttttgcttaagtcttttaacctcacgatccattatttcgacgggttcttcaatgaattgaagtttttcgttgatttgaatttcatctaacggaatagtgagatcttctttagcaaaacatttcttcaaattcaagacgtggaaagtgttatgtacagctgcgagttgttgaggtaactcaagtcggtaagctactggtccgactcgatcaataatcttgaatggtccaatataccttggatttaatttccctcgtttaccaaatcgaacaacgcctttccaaggtgcaactttaagcatgaccatctctccaatttcaaattctatatcttttcttttaatgtcagcgtagctcttttgtcgactttgggcggttttcaaccgttgttgaatttggatgatcttctcggtagtttcttgtataatctccggacccgtaatctgtctatcccccacttcactccaacaaattggagacctgcactttctaccataaagtgcttcaaacggcgccatctcaatgcttgaatggtagctgttgttgtaggaaaattctgctaacggtagatgtcgatcccaactgtttctgaaatcaataacacatgctcgtagcatgtcttcaagcgtttgtatcgtccttttgctctgcccatcagtttgtggatcataggcagtactcatgtctagacgagttcctaatgcttgctgtaatgtctgccagaatcttgaaataaatctaccatccctatcagagataatagagattggtattccatgtctggagatgacttccttcaaatacagtcgtgctaacttctccatcttgtcatcttctcttattggcaggaagtgtgctgatttggtgagacgatcaactattacccaaatagtatcaaaaccacttgcagtccttggcaatttagtgatgaaatccatggtaatgttttcccatttccatttcgggatttcgggttgttgaagtagacctgatggtttctgatgctcagctttgaccttagaacacgtcaaacattctcctacgtatttagcaacatcggctttcatacccagccaccaaaaatgtttcttgagatccttgtacatcttccccgttccaggatgtattgagtatctggttttatgagcttctctaagtactatttctctcatatctctaaattttggtacccaaatcctttcagccctataccgggttccgtcttcccgaatattaagatgcttctccgatcatttgggtatttcatcctttaaatttccctcttttaaaactccttgttgcgcctcctttatttgagtagtaaggttattatgaatcattatattcatagattttactcgaatgggttctctgtccttcctgctcaaggcatcagctaccacatttgccttccccggttggtaacgaatctcaaagtcgtaatcattcaataattcaatccacctacgctgcctcatattcagttgtttctgattaaatatgtgttgaagacttttgtggtcggtatatataatacttttgaccccatataagtagtgcctccaagtctttaatgcaaaaacaaccgcgcctaattccaaatcatgcgtcgtataattttgttcgtgaatcttcaattgtctagacgcataagcaatcaccttcgttcgttgcattaatacacaaccgagaccttgctttgatgcgtcacaataaatcacaaaatcatcattcccttcaggcaatgacaatataggttccgtagttagctttttcttcaataactgaaacgctttctcttgttcatcattccattcaaatttcttccctttatgcgtcaatgcagtcaagggttttgctattctggaaaagtcttcgatgaacattctgtagtaaccagctagtcctaaaaactggcgtatgtgtttcggagtttttggggtttcccacttttcaacagtttctatctttgccggatccaccgtaATACCTtcgttgttcactatgtgaccgaggaattgaacttcttccaaccaaaatgcacactttgaaaacttagcgtacaattcttccttcctcaatacttctaacacctttctcaaatgttcactgtgttcttggtcattctttgagtaaataagtatgtcatcaatgaaaacaatgacaaacttgtcaaggtatggtccacacactcggttcataaggtccatgaacacagctggtgcattagttaaaccaaacggcatgaccataaactcgtaatgaccgtaacgtgttctgaaagcagtctttggaatatcatcttctttcacccgcatttgatgatacccggaacgtaagtcaatctttgaataaacagacgagccttgtagttgatcaaataagtcgtcgattctcggtagtgggtagcggttcttgatggtaagtttgttcaactctcggtagtcgatacacaacctgaatgtaccatctttcttcttgacaaacaaaacaggagctccccacggtgatgtgcttggtcgaatgaaaccacgctctaaaagttcttgtaattggctttgcagttctttcatcttgctgggtgcgagtctgtaaggagcacgcgcTATTGGTAtatctcctggtacaagatctatttgaaattcaacggatcgatgtgggggtaatcccggtaattctttcggaaatacatcgggaaattcttttgcaatgggaacatcattgatgctcttttcttcagtttgtactttctcgacgtgtgctagaacagcatagcaaccttttcttattagtttttgtgccttcaaattactaataagatgtagcttcgtgttgcccttttctccgtacaccattaagggttttcctttttctcgtataatgcgaattgcatttttgtaacaaacgatctctgctttcacttctttcaaccagtccatactgattatcacatcaaaactccctaactctactggtatcaaatcaatcttaaatgtttcgctaaccagtttaatttctcaatttcgacatatattatctgctgaaattaatttaccatttgctaattcgagtaaaaatttactatccaaaggcgtcaatggacaacttaatttagcacaaaaatctctactcatatagcttctatccgcacccgaatcaaataaaacgtaagcagatttattgtcaataaaaaacgtacctgtaacaagctccgggtcttcctgtgcctctgccgcattaatattgaaaactcttccgtggccttgtccattcgtgttctcctggttcaggcaatttctaataatgtggcccggttttccacatttataacaaactacattggcataacttgctccgacactacttgctccgccattattcgttccgacaccatttgttcctttcgttctattaacccctggtccgtagacctcacacttcaccacgctatgaccatttcttttacacttgttgcaaaatttggtgcagaaccccgagtgatacttttcacacctttggcatcgctgcttctgattgttgttgttgttgcagttattattgttgttgggatgattgttgtagttgctgttgttgttgttgttgttgggccgtttgttgtagttgcgattgatgttgcgattgttgggataattgttgcgattattgttgtaattgctgttgttgttgtattggtgattcttatcaccgttttcctcccactttcttttgacttgcttcacattggcctcttcagcagtctgttctttaatactttcttcaatctggttcactagtttatgagccattctacatgcctgttgtatggaggcgggctcgtgtgaacttatatcttcttggattctttccggtaatcctttcacaaacgcgtcgatcttctcttcctcatcttcgaatgctcccggacacaataggcacaattctgtgaatcgtctttggtacgtggtaatatcaaatccttgggttcgtaaccctctaagttctgtcttgagcttattgacctcggtcctgggacggtatttctcgttcatcaagtgcttgaatgctgaccacggtagtgcgtacgcatcgtcttgtcccacttgctctagataggtattccaccatgttaacgcagaacctgtgaaggtatgcgtagcgtacttcactttgtcctcttcagtacacttacttatagcaaacaccgattcgaccttctcggtccaccgttttaatccgatcggtccttcggttccatcaaattccaaaggtttgcaggcagtgaattctttgtaggtgcatcctacacgatttcctgtactgctagatccaaggttattgttggtatgtagcgcagcctgtactgcggctatgtttgaagctagaaaagtacggaattcctcttcattcatattcacggtgtgtcgagtagtcggtgccattttcttcaaaatagtcaaatggaacaagttaatcatacagaatattaagagtagttaatagtatttcatagcataatatgaactcatttataaaagcattttcttcatattagcgttttataagtttaaattcgggtagtacctacccgttaagttcatacttagtagctaatatacaattcaactgctacaattctatatgaaaaactgattataataatatttcgcgttcaaacttttacacaatattttacaaacttacaataccgcttattttacatatagcatgaaatatagcacacaataaatttgatacaagatggttgtgaagataattctagctagtacacaagtcgttcagcaaaggcaataaagatgtaacgacccgaccaaaaccgttattgacggcgccgttaacttaggtcccgttgcgtggtcgtagtccctatatgagactcgtttgaccaaaattatgtcgcattcatttgaaaggtacaagacttgcaagtttagtttacaaaaccgttcgacaacaagtctaagtttacaaaagtcataaagtataaatgaaataacttgcgacataatttgtttaaaaacacagttgctataaatagcgtaagtatgtaaacaaaagtttgaatccaaaagtgctatccctagcgtatgcatgcatggttgactccaatcaagtaatcaaagagtgcggaagcatgtatcaagtagccaagtatgaacctgagaaaacatgtagaaaactgtcaacgaaaaacgttggtgagatcataaatgtatttgtaaaagtatattttgattcacaatagtttgtatagatgattatccaaatcgtatttattctgaagaatgtagttt from Rutidosis leptorrhynchoides isolate AG116_Rl617_1_P2 chromosome 9, CSIRO_AGI_Rlap_v1, whole genome shotgun sequence harbors:
- the LOC139868115 gene encoding uncharacterized protein, which produces MAGLNPRDSFSLFDISKLLRLSEVYPKDFNSVEKMELEEQLDVYHCNVRKDPRFAKLNGIADLARVMVETRKDLSFPLVYRLLKLAVVLPVATATVERCFSAMKIVKTNLRNRVGEEFLNACAIFAVERDALANVKDEYVIQRFPKMCDRKGKVFSVVICFSECKIILVKLFLVNYHGVAFFSPSVLMNPDSATSGCGSRGESRV